Proteins from a single region of Flavobacterium sp. YJ01:
- a CDS encoding 1,4-dihydroxy-2-naphthoyl-CoA synthase has translation MDWITAKEFEDITYKKCNGVARIAFNRPNVRNAFRPKTTSELYQAFYDAQEDTSIGVVLLSAEGPSTKDGVYSFCSGGDQNARGHQGYVGEDGQHRLNILEVQRLIRFMPKVVIAVVPGWAVGGGHSLHVVCDMTLASKEHAIFKQTDADVTSFDGGYGSAYLAKMVGQKKAREIFFLGRNYSAQEAFEMGMVNAVIPHDELEATAYEWAQEILQKSPTSIKMLKFAMNLTDDGMVGQQVFAGEATRLAYMTEEAKEGRNAFLEKRKPNFGENKWLP, from the coding sequence ATGGATTGGATTACAGCCAAAGAATTTGAAGATATAACCTATAAAAAATGTAATGGAGTAGCGAGAATAGCCTTTAACAGACCAAATGTTAGAAATGCTTTCCGTCCTAAAACTACTTCAGAATTATACCAAGCTTTTTATGATGCACAAGAGGATACTTCAATTGGAGTAGTTTTGCTTTCTGCTGAAGGTCCTTCGACTAAAGATGGAGTTTATTCTTTCTGTAGTGGTGGTGATCAAAATGCGCGCGGACATCAAGGATATGTTGGAGAAGACGGACAACATCGTTTGAATATTCTAGAAGTACAGCGTTTAATTCGTTTTATGCCAAAAGTTGTAATTGCTGTTGTTCCTGGCTGGGCTGTTGGTGGTGGACATAGTTTACACGTAGTTTGCGATATGACGCTTGCAAGTAAAGAACACGCTATTTTTAAACAAACAGATGCTGACGTAACAAGTTTTGACGGTGGTTACGGTTCGGCATATTTGGCTAAAATGGTCGGTCAGAAAAAAGCACGTGAAATTTTCTTTTTAGGTAGAAATTACTCTGCGCAAGAAGCTTTTGAAATGGGAATGGTAAATGCTGTAATTCCCCATGACGAATTAGAAGCTACCGCTTACGAATGGGCTCAAGAAATCCTTCAGAAATCGCCAACTTCTATAAAAATGCTGAAATTTGCCATGAACTTAACAGACGACGGAATGGTCGGACAACAAGTTTTTGCGGGAGAAGCAACTCGTTTAGCTTACATGACCGAAGAAGCTAAAGAAGGAAGAA